A genomic region of Pseudomonas migulae contains the following coding sequences:
- a CDS encoding AAA family ATPase yields MEHREALLALRTFLSTQILGQEKLIERLLIALLADGHMLVEGAPGLAKTKAIKELAEGIEAQFHRIQFTPDLLPADITGTEIYRPETGSFVFQQGPIFHNLVLADEINRAPAKVQSALLEAMGERQVSVGRSTYELSPLFLVMATQNPIEQEGTYPLPEAQLDRFLMHVKIGFPDATVERRILQQARGEALNGETKPERRVSQQAIFAARKEILGLYMADAVEEYLVQLVMATRTPAKFDPEMAEWIAYGASPRGSIALDRCARAHAWLAGRDFVSPEDIQAVLFDVLRHRIILSFEAEAAGIDQDRVVQRILDVVAVA; encoded by the coding sequence ATGGAACATCGTGAAGCGCTGCTCGCGCTGCGAACCTTTCTTTCAACGCAGATTCTCGGCCAGGAAAAACTCATCGAGCGCTTGCTCATCGCCTTGCTGGCCGACGGCCACATGCTGGTCGAAGGCGCCCCGGGCCTGGCCAAGACCAAGGCCATCAAAGAGCTCGCCGAAGGCATCGAAGCGCAGTTCCATCGCATCCAGTTCACCCCCGACCTGTTGCCTGCCGACATCACCGGCACGGAAATCTATCGCCCGGAAACCGGCAGCTTCGTGTTCCAGCAAGGCCCGATCTTCCACAACCTGGTGCTGGCGGACGAAATCAACCGTGCCCCGGCCAAGGTCCAGTCGGCATTGCTCGAAGCCATGGGCGAGCGGCAGGTCAGTGTCGGCCGCAGCACCTACGAGCTATCGCCGCTGTTCCTGGTGATGGCCACGCAAAACCCGATCGAGCAGGAAGGCACCTATCCGCTGCCAGAAGCCCAGCTCGATCGCTTCCTGATGCACGTGAAAATCGGTTTCCCGGACGCGACCGTTGAACGCCGTATCCTGCAACAGGCCCGCGGCGAAGCCCTGAACGGCGAAACCAAACCGGAACGCCGGGTCAGCCAGCAGGCGATTTTCGCCGCCCGCAAGGAAATTCTCGGTCTGTACATGGCCGACGCCGTGGAGGAATACCTGGTGCAACTGGTCATGGCCACGCGCACACCGGCCAAGTTCGATCCGGAGATGGCCGAGTGGATCGCCTACGGCGCCAGCCCCCGTGGCTCGATTGCCCTCGACCGTTGTGCCCGGGCCCACGCCTGGCTCGCCGGTCGCGACTTCGTCAGCCCGGAAGACATCCAAGCCGTGCTGTTCGACGTGTTGCGCCATCGCATCATTCTTTCCTTTGAAGCCGAAGCCGCTGGCATCGACCAGGACCGGGTGGTCCAGCGGATTCTCGACGTTGTAGCCGTCGCTTGA
- a CDS encoding putative quinol monooxygenase translates to MSNEVINTVRVQAAAGRSDELGKQLQKIVETLREQPGCESYMVDRCPEDSNRWNVSARWQSEAAMQMHFNCPEVQGFIGLIDSRLANAVDFNSFPIV, encoded by the coding sequence ATGTCCAACGAAGTGATCAACACCGTAAGGGTGCAGGCCGCCGCCGGCCGCTCGGACGAACTGGGTAAGCAACTGCAAAAGATTGTCGAAACCCTGCGCGAACAACCGGGCTGTGAATCCTATATGGTCGACCGCTGCCCCGAGGACAGCAACCGCTGGAACGTCAGCGCACGCTGGCAATCGGAAGCGGCCATGCAGATGCATTTCAACTGCCCTGAAGTCCAAGGCTTTATCGGCCTTATCGACAGCCGACTGGCCAACGCCGTCGACTTCAACAGCTTTCCGATCGTCTAG
- a CDS encoding DUF4381 domain-containing protein, with product MSSLDQLQPLISPPPPGFWPPAPGWWLLLLLLPLIGFGLWKARRFLPNKRPIVRAEQPLDPVRLAALAELALMPKPYDGAPAGAWLQQLNGLLKRLCRNHYPYSQSHTLNGRKWLAFLDNRCPAAGLTRWMVLVEGAYKPECKLDDKAIAGLTQAVDTWIRKHV from the coding sequence ATGAGCAGCCTCGATCAACTGCAACCACTGATTTCCCCGCCACCGCCAGGCTTCTGGCCTCCCGCGCCGGGCTGGTGGCTATTGCTGCTGTTGCTGCCGCTGATCGGCTTCGGCCTGTGGAAGGCGCGGCGTTTCCTGCCGAACAAGCGCCCCATCGTGCGCGCCGAACAACCGCTGGACCCGGTACGCCTCGCCGCACTGGCCGAACTGGCGCTGATGCCCAAACCCTACGACGGCGCGCCGGCCGGTGCCTGGCTGCAGCAACTCAACGGTTTGCTCAAGCGCCTGTGCCGCAACCATTACCCCTACAGCCAGAGCCACACCCTCAACGGGCGCAAATGGCTGGCGTTCCTCGACAACCGCTGCCCGGCCGCCGGCCTGACGCGCTGGATGGTGCTGGTCGAAGGCGCCTACAAACCCGAATGCAAACTCGACGACAAGGCCATTGCCGGCCTCACGCAAGCCGTCGATACCTGGATTCGCAAGCATGTTTGA
- a CDS encoding carboxymuconolactone decarboxylase family protein, which yields MTSRLDYYSASPKAMKAMIAMEALTSNLSIEPALLHLIKIRASQLNGCAFCTDMHSVDARRLGETDRRLYSIVVWRDSGFFNPRERAALAWTEAVTLLSQSHVPDDVYAQAREQFSDSEMVDLTIAVTTINSWNRLAVSFRQTPSA from the coding sequence ATGACTTCCCGTCTGGATTACTACAGCGCGTCGCCCAAAGCGATGAAAGCGATGATTGCCATGGAGGCGCTGACCAGCAACCTGAGCATCGAGCCGGCGCTGTTGCACCTGATCAAGATCCGCGCCTCGCAGCTCAATGGCTGCGCCTTTTGTACCGACATGCATTCGGTAGACGCGCGGCGTCTCGGCGAGACCGACCGGCGCCTGTATTCGATCGTGGTCTGGCGCGACAGTGGTTTCTTCAACCCTCGGGAGCGCGCGGCGCTGGCGTGGACCGAGGCGGTTACCTTGCTCTCGCAAAGCCATGTGCCCGACGACGTCTACGCCCAGGCCCGGGAGCAGTTCAGTGACAGCGAGATGGTCGACCTGACCATCGCGGTCACCACCATCAACAGCTGGAATCGCCTGGCCGTGAGTTTTCGACAAACCCCCAGCGCATGA
- a CDS encoding ATPase produces the protein MKLALVSTLAITAVITGCSIPTAPTAVSSLDGMFSEPVGRSSATRVASGRHVSLGIVYSRNTQTNRAYLQDYQANAGTGFGQSLLVQPIHDAYVATSRPDMAVDWVKASLQRQFGSVTVYPDMQSLRAAKPDVVAIVDTRSQLITSRSSDVEADVSAVFYDANFNYIGTAQGHDAKALSPVWADYKRSEEIVADINEQQNVQVRALQKFDQSLSNLLTGPTDKVSMIDNKAGRKLY, from the coding sequence ATGAAACTTGCACTTGTCAGTACCCTGGCGATAACCGCTGTAATCACCGGATGTTCAATTCCCACCGCGCCGACGGCTGTTTCTTCACTGGACGGCATGTTCAGCGAGCCGGTCGGCCGCAGCAGCGCCACCCGTGTCGCCAGCGGAAGACATGTATCGCTGGGCATCGTTTACAGTCGCAACACCCAGACCAACCGCGCTTACCTTCAGGATTACCAGGCCAATGCCGGCACCGGTTTTGGCCAGAGTCTGCTGGTGCAACCGATTCATGATGCCTACGTCGCCACTTCCAGGCCCGACATGGCGGTGGATTGGGTCAAAGCGTCCCTGCAACGTCAGTTCGGTTCGGTAACGGTATACCCGGACATGCAAAGCCTCAGGGCCGCGAAACCGGACGTGGTCGCCATTGTCGACACCCGCAGCCAATTGATCACCTCGCGCAGTTCGGACGTCGAGGCCGATGTGAGTGCAGTTTTTTACGATGCCAACTTCAACTACATCGGTACTGCACAAGGGCATGACGCCAAGGCACTGAGTCCGGTATGGGCGGACTACAAACGCAGTGAAGAGATCGTGGCGGATATTAACGAGCAACAAAATGTGCAAGTTCGTGCGTTGCAAAAGTTTGACCAGTCGCTCAGTAATTTATTGACTGGGCCGACAGATAAAGTGTCGATGATTGATAATAAAGCAGGCCGGAAGTTGTATTGA
- a CDS encoding DUF58 domain-containing protein, translating to MNAILPPEPGIRVSLAELIEMRHRVREVQLFSTPSQRSPLIGLHHSKLRGRGVDFDQVRVYQAGDDVRSIDWRVTARTQEPHTKLFHEERERPIFIMVEQSRRLFFGSGLMFKSVLAAQAASLIGWAALGHNDRVGGLVFGDNEHYEIKPRRSKQSLLQFLNRLVRVNQSLHTESEQNRDALNLALRRAREVLRPGSLVVLICDERSLTEGSEQQLSLLARHCDLLLLPLSDPLDHALPAAGLLRFAERGAQLELDTLNFDLRQTYRAQAEARIAHWELLAQKLRVLLMPLSTQSEMVEQLREYLNPQKPGKGR from the coding sequence ATGAACGCCATTCTGCCGCCCGAGCCGGGCATCCGCGTCAGTCTCGCCGAGCTGATCGAGATGCGCCATCGCGTGCGTGAAGTGCAATTGTTCTCCACGCCGAGCCAGCGCAGTCCGCTGATCGGCTTGCACCACTCCAAGCTGCGTGGCCGTGGCGTGGATTTCGATCAGGTGCGGGTCTATCAGGCCGGCGATGACGTACGCAGCATCGACTGGCGCGTTACCGCCCGCACCCAGGAACCGCACACCAAGCTGTTCCACGAAGAACGCGAGCGGCCGATTTTCATCATGGTCGAGCAAAGCCGTCGGCTGTTTTTTGGTTCAGGGCTGATGTTCAAATCGGTGCTCGCCGCCCAGGCCGCGAGCCTGATCGGCTGGGCCGCGCTCGGCCATAACGATCGGGTGGGCGGGCTGGTGTTTGGCGACAACGAACACTACGAAATCAAGCCACGACGCAGCAAACAAAGCCTGCTGCAATTTCTCAACCGGCTGGTGCGCGTCAATCAATCGCTGCACACCGAAAGCGAACAGAACCGCGATGCCCTCAACCTCGCCCTGCGTCGTGCCCGGGAAGTCCTGCGCCCAGGCAGCCTGGTGGTCCTGATCTGCGACGAACGCTCGCTGACCGAGGGCTCCGAGCAGCAATTGAGCCTGCTGGCCCGCCATTGCGACTTGTTGCTGTTGCCGCTCTCCGATCCACTGGACCACGCCCTGCCCGCTGCCGGCCTTTTGCGCTTTGCCGAACGCGGCGCGCAACTGGAACTCGACACGCTGAATTTCGACCTGCGCCAGACCTACCGCGCACAGGCCGAAGCACGCATCGCCCATTGGGAATTGCTCGCGCAAAAACTGCGGGTGTTGTTGATGCCCCTGAGCACTCAAAGCGAAATGGTCGAACAACTGCGCGAGTACTTGAACCCGCAAAAACCGGGGAAAGGTCGATGA
- a CDS encoding PLP-dependent aminotransferase family protein has product MELHVVINGRKDLAGQLYNQLRSAIESGRLAAGTQLPPSRLLAEQLGISRKTISDTYAQLTYENFLTGVIGKGTYVNARTAKAQPKQSHMQLASADVIESWRNLPVFLRHPTLEGSLRYDFIGGATSKGQFPQDDWRRCTSHALRQMTGSKGFYSLPEGLPALRNAIARHIAFSRGVNCQDEDVVVCNGAQQALDLISRVMTRPGSIVAMEDPGYPPARLLFGSHGATVIGVPVDAEGIQVDKIPLGTQLIYVTPSHQFPLGMPMSQARRVALLERAYALGAIIIEDDYDSEFRYEGRPTDSLQSMDERGIVAYVGTFSKTLLPELRLGYAILPPAILDAVIQAKQLTDRHTSTLPQWALAKFIAEGCLLKHIRRCHTIYAGRRERILTRVAGDLSPWFEAIQSTAGFHMVLMCKVPMDMPLVIELAKKVEVGLYSIDDFYYQQAPRAGLLMGFGAIETLDIDTALDRLRDILQQVA; this is encoded by the coding sequence ATGGAACTTCATGTTGTCATCAACGGCCGCAAGGACCTGGCAGGCCAGTTGTACAACCAACTGCGCAGCGCCATCGAATCCGGCCGCCTGGCAGCCGGGACGCAGCTGCCGCCCAGTCGATTGCTGGCCGAACAGCTGGGCATCTCGCGCAAGACCATTTCCGACACCTACGCACAACTGACGTATGAAAACTTCCTCACCGGCGTGATCGGCAAAGGCACCTACGTCAATGCCCGGACCGCAAAAGCGCAGCCCAAGCAAAGCCATATGCAATTGGCGAGTGCCGACGTCATCGAGTCATGGCGCAACCTGCCGGTGTTTTTGCGCCATCCGACGCTGGAAGGTTCGTTGCGCTATGACTTCATCGGTGGCGCCACCAGCAAGGGGCAGTTTCCGCAAGACGATTGGCGACGCTGCACCTCTCACGCCTTGCGCCAGATGACCGGTTCAAAGGGTTTCTACAGCCTGCCCGAAGGGCTTCCGGCGCTGCGCAATGCGATTGCCCGGCATATCGCGTTTTCCCGTGGCGTGAACTGTCAGGACGAAGACGTGGTGGTATGCAACGGCGCGCAACAGGCGCTGGACCTGATCTCCCGCGTGATGACCCGCCCCGGCAGCATCGTCGCCATGGAAGACCCCGGCTACCCGCCCGCGCGCCTGCTGTTCGGCAGCCACGGCGCCACGGTGATCGGCGTGCCGGTCGATGCCGAAGGCATTCAGGTCGACAAAATCCCCCTCGGTACGCAGCTGATTTATGTCACGCCGTCGCATCAGTTTCCGCTGGGCATGCCGATGAGCCAGGCGCGGCGAGTGGCGTTGCTGGAGCGCGCCTACGCGTTGGGCGCGATCATCATCGAGGACGATTACGACAGCGAATTCCGCTATGAAGGACGACCCACCGACTCCCTGCAAAGCATGGATGAGCGCGGGATCGTCGCCTACGTCGGGACCTTTTCGAAAACTTTGCTCCCGGAGTTGCGCCTCGGTTACGCGATTTTGCCGCCAGCGATTCTCGACGCGGTGATCCAGGCCAAGCAACTCACCGACCGGCATACCTCCACCCTGCCCCAGTGGGCGCTGGCCAAATTCATCGCCGAAGGCTGCCTGCTCAAGCACATTCGCCGTTGCCATACGATCTACGCCGGGCGTCGTGAGCGAATCCTGACGCGTGTCGCGGGTGACCTGTCCCCTTGGTTCGAAGCCATCCAAAGCACCGCCGGGTTTCACATGGTGCTTATGTGCAAAGTGCCTATGGATATGCCATTGGTGATCGAACTGGCGAAAAAGGTCGAAGTGGGACTGTATTCCATCGACGACTTCTACTATCAACAAGCGCCACGGGCCGGGCTTCTCATGGGCTTCGGTGCCATTGAAACCCTCGACATCGACACCGCCCTGGACCGTCTGCGGGACATTTTGCAGCAAGTCGCCTGA
- a CDS encoding cupin domain-containing protein, which produces MKALRLLAAPLAVFALTVSASTFAHDPSEKVTILQDEALKNVPGKKALMIEVDYKPGQSSIAHKHEGTAMAYVLSGSIVSQVKGEQPKTFKAGEYWYEPAGSEHLVSKNASATKPAKLLVFMVLSPDEKVLIPLEN; this is translated from the coding sequence ATGAAAGCTTTGCGTTTACTTGCTGCCCCGCTTGCCGTCTTCGCCCTGACCGTTTCTGCCTCGACATTCGCCCACGACCCCTCGGAAAAAGTCACGATCCTGCAGGACGAAGCTCTCAAGAACGTCCCCGGCAAAAAGGCGCTGATGATCGAGGTCGACTACAAACCCGGCCAATCCTCCATCGCCCACAAACACGAAGGCACGGCCATGGCGTACGTGTTGTCGGGCTCGATCGTTTCCCAAGTGAAAGGCGAGCAACCGAAAACCTTCAAGGCTGGCGAGTATTGGTATGAACCGGCCGGCTCGGAGCATCTGGTGTCGAAAAATGCCAGCGCAACCAAGCCAGCCAAACTCCTGGTATTCATGGTGTTGTCACCCGACGAGAAAGTGTTGATCCCCCTGGAAAACTGA
- a CDS encoding NAD-glutamate dehydrogenase, translating into MAFFTAASKADFQHQLQAALAQHISEQALPQVALFAEQFFGIISLDELTQRRLSDLAGCTLSAWRLLERFDHAQPQVRVYNPDYERHGWQSTHTAVEVLHHDLPFLVDSVRTELNRRGYSIHTLQTTVLSVRRGSKGELLEILPKGTQGEGILQESLMYLEIDRCANTAELNVLSKELEQVLGEVRVAVADFEPMKAKVQEILTGLDNSQFAVDAEEKAEIKSFLEWLVGNHFTFLGYEEFVVRDEVDGGHIVYDQDSFLGLTKLLRTGLTYDDLRIEDYAVNYLREPTLLSFAKAAHPSRVHRPAYPDYVSIREIDADGNVIKECRFMGLYTSSVYGESVRVIPYIRRKVEEIERRSGFQPKAHLGKELAQVVEVLPRDDLFQTPVDELFSTVMSIVQIQERNKIRVFLRKDPYGRFCYCLAYVPRDIYSTEVRQKIQQVLMDRLKASDCEFWTFFSESVLARVQLILRVDPKNRLDIDPQQLENEVIQACRSWQDDYAALTIETFGEAHGTNVLADFPKGFPAGYRERFAAHSAVVDMQHLLSLKESNPLVMSFYQPLGQVSGQRELHCKLYHADTPLALSDVLPILENLGLRVLGEFPYRLRHNNGREFWIHDFAFTAAEGLDLDIQQLNDTLQDAFVHIVRGDAENDAFNRLVLTAGLPWRDVALLRAYARYMKQIRLGFDLGYIASTLNNHTDIARELTRLFKTRFYLARKLGTDDLEDKQQRLEHAILTALDDVQVLNEDRILRRYLDLIKATLRTNFYQTDAHGQNKSYFSFKFNPHQIPELPKPVPKFEIFVYSPRVEGVHLRFGNVARGGLRWSDREEDFRTEVLGLVKAQQVKNSVIVPVGAKGGFLPRRLPLGGSRDEIAAEGIACYRIFISGLLDITDNLKDGALVPPVNVVRHDDDDPYLVVAADKGTATFSDIANGIAIDYGFWLGDAFASGGSAGYDHKKMGITAKGAWVGVQRHFRERGINVQEDSITVVGVGDMAGDVFGNGLLMSDKLQLVAAFNHLHIFIDPNPEPANSFAERQRLFDLPRSAWSDYDTSIMSEGGGIFSRSAKSIAISPQMKERFDIQADKLTPTELLNALLKAPVDLLWNGGIGTYVKASTESHADVGDKANDALRVNGNELRCKVVGEGGNLGMTQLGRVEFGLNGGGSNTDFIDNAGGVDCSDHEVNIKILLNEVVQAGDMTDKQRNQLLASMTDEVGNLVLGNNYKQTQALSLAARRAFVRIAEYKRLMNDLEGRGKLDRAIEFLPSEEAINERLAEGHGLTRAELSVLISYSKIDLKEALLNSLVPDDDYLTRDMETAFPPSLVSKFSDAMRRHRLKREIVSTQIANDLVNHMGITFVQRLKESTGMSPANVAGAYVIVRDIFHLPHWFRQIEALDYQVSADVQLELMDELMRLGRRATRWFLRARRNEQNAARDVAHFGPHLKELGLKLDDLLSGEIRDTWQARYQAYVEAGVPELLARMVAGTTHLYTLLPIIEASDVTGQNPADVAKAYFAVGSALDITWYLQQISALPVENNWQALAREAFRDDVDWQQRAITISVLQQGDGTQDVETRLALWMEEHKGMIERWRTMLVEIRAASGTDYAMYAVANRELLDLALSGQAIVPVPATVSAELEPAA; encoded by the coding sequence ATGGCGTTCTTCACCGCAGCCAGCAAAGCCGACTTCCAGCACCAACTGCAAGCGGCACTGGCGCAGCACATCAGTGAACAGGCACTGCCACAAGTGGCGCTGTTCGCTGAACAATTCTTCGGCATCATTTCCCTGGACGAGCTGACCCAGCGTCGGCTGTCCGACCTCGCTGGCTGTACCCTTTCTGCGTGGCGCCTGCTTGAGCGCTTCGATCACGCGCAACCGCAGGTTCGCGTCTACAACCCTGATTACGAACGCCACGGCTGGCAGTCGACCCACACCGCGGTCGAAGTGCTGCACCACGACCTGCCATTCCTGGTGGACTCGGTGCGTACCGAGCTGAACCGTCGCGGCTACAGCATTCATACCCTGCAAACCACCGTGCTGAGCGTGCGTCGCGGCAGCAAGGGCGAACTGCTGGAAATCCTGCCGAAAGGCACCCAGGGCGAAGGGATCCTGCAAGAATCCCTGATGTACCTGGAAATCGACCGTTGCGCGAACACGGCCGAACTGAACGTCCTGAGCAAAGAACTGGAACAGGTTCTCGGTGAAGTCCGCGTCGCGGTCGCCGATTTCGAGCCGATGAAGGCCAAGGTCCAGGAAATCCTGACCGGCCTGGACAACAGCCAGTTCGCTGTAGACGCTGAAGAAAAAGCTGAAATCAAAAGCTTCCTGGAATGGCTGGTGGGCAACCACTTCACCTTCCTCGGCTATGAAGAATTCGTGGTGCGCGATGAAGTCGACGGCGGCCATATCGTCTACGACCAGGATTCCTTCCTCGGGCTGACCAAGCTGCTGCGCACCGGCCTGACCTATGATGACCTGCGCATCGAAGACTACGCCGTGAACTACCTGCGCGAACCGACCCTGCTGTCGTTCGCCAAGGCTGCCCACCCAAGCCGTGTCCACCGTCCGGCTTACCCGGATTACGTGTCGATCCGCGAAATCGACGCCGACGGCAACGTCATCAAGGAATGCCGTTTCATGGGCCTGTACACCTCGTCGGTGTATGGCGAGAGCGTGCGGGTCATTCCGTACATCCGCCGCAAGGTCGAGGAAATCGAACGCCGTTCCGGCTTCCAGCCCAAGGCTCACCTGGGCAAGGAACTGGCGCAGGTGGTCGAAGTGCTGCCACGCGACGATCTGTTCCAGACCCCGGTAGACGAGCTGTTCAGCACCGTGATGTCGATCGTGCAGATCCAGGAACGCAACAAGATTCGCGTGTTCCTGCGCAAAGACCCGTACGGTCGTTTCTGCTACTGCCTGGCCTACGTGCCGCGCGACATCTACTCCACCGAAGTGCGCCAGAAGATCCAGCAAGTGCTGATGGATCGCCTGAAAGCCTCGGACTGCGAGTTCTGGACGTTCTTCTCCGAATCCGTGCTGGCCCGCGTGCAACTGATTCTGCGTGTCGACCCGAAAAACCGTCTGGACATCGACCCGCAGCAGCTGGAAAACGAAGTTATCCAGGCTTGCCGCAGCTGGCAGGACGACTACGCGGCCCTGACCATCGAAACCTTCGGCGAAGCCCACGGCACCAATGTGCTGGCCGACTTCCCGAAAGGCTTCCCGGCCGGTTACCGCGAGCGTTTCGCCGCGCACTCGGCTGTGGTCGACATGCAGCACCTGCTGAGCCTGAAAGAATCCAATCCACTGGTGATGAGTTTCTATCAGCCACTGGGTCAGGTCTCCGGTCAACGCGAGCTGCACTGCAAGCTGTATCACGCCGATACTCCGCTGGCACTGTCCGACGTGTTGCCGATCCTGGAAAACCTCGGCCTGCGCGTGCTGGGTGAATTCCCGTATCGCCTGCGCCACAACAATGGCCGCGAGTTCTGGATTCACGATTTCGCGTTCACCGCGGCCGAAGGCCTGGACCTCGACATCCAGCAACTCAACGACACCTTGCAGGACGCCTTCGTCCACATCGTGCGTGGCGATGCCGAAAACGATGCGTTCAACCGCCTGGTGCTGACCGCCGGCCTGCCGTGGCGCGACGTGGCTTTGCTGCGTGCCTACGCCCGTTACATGAAGCAGATTCGTCTGGGCTTCGACCTGGGCTACATCGCCAGCACCCTGAACAACCACACCGACATCGCTCGCGAGTTGACCCGGTTGTTCAAGACCCGTTTCTACCTGGCGCGCAAGCTCGGCACCGACGATCTGGAAGACAAGCAGCAACGTCTGGAACACGCGATTCTGACCGCACTGGACGACGTCCAGGTGTTGAACGAAGACCGCATCCTGCGTCGCTACCTCGACCTGATCAAGGCCACCCTGCGGACCAACTTCTACCAGACCGATGCTCATGGTCAGAACAAGTCCTATTTCAGCTTCAAGTTCAACCCGCACCAGATTCCAGAGCTGCCGAAGCCGGTTCCGAAGTTCGAAATCTTCGTGTATTCGCCTCGCGTCGAAGGCGTGCACCTGCGCTTCGGCAACGTCGCTCGCGGTGGTCTGCGCTGGTCTGACCGTGAAGAAGACTTCCGTACCGAAGTCCTGGGCCTGGTAAAAGCCCAGCAAGTGAAGAACTCGGTCATCGTGCCGGTTGGCGCGAAGGGCGGTTTCCTGCCGCGTCGCCTGCCACTGGGCGGCAGCCGTGACGAGATCGCGGCCGAGGGCATCGCCTGCTACCGCATCTTCATTTCGGGCCTGTTGGACATCACCGACAACCTGAAAGACGGCGCGCTGGTGCCGCCGGTGAACGTCGTGCGTCATGACGACGATGACCCGTACCTGGTGGTGGCGGCGGACAAGGGCACTGCAACTTTCTCCGACATCGCCAACGGCATCGCCATCGACTACGGCTTCTGGCTGGGTGATGCGTTTGCGTCCGGTGGTTCTGCCGGTTACGACCACAAGAAAATGGGCATTACCGCCAAGGGCGCGTGGGTGGGCGTACAACGTCACTTCCGCGAGCGCGGCATCAATGTTCAGGAAGACAGCATCACGGTAGTGGGCGTCGGCGACATGGCCGGTGACGTATTCGGTAACGGCTTGCTGATGTCCGACAAGCTGCAACTGGTCGCGGCCTTCAACCACCTGCACATCTTCATCGACCCGAACCCTGAGCCTGCGAACAGCTTCGCCGAGCGTCAGCGCCTGTTCGATCTGCCACGTTCGGCGTGGTCGGATTACGACACCAGCATCATGTCCGAAGGCGGCGGGATCTTCTCCCGCAGCGCGAAAAGCATCGCGATTTCCCCGCAGATGAAAGAGCGCTTCGACATTCAAGCGGACAAGCTGACCCCGACCGAACTGCTGAACGCCTTGCTCAAGGCGCCGGTTGACCTGTTGTGGAACGGCGGTATCGGCACTTACGTCAAGGCCAGCACCGAAAGCCACGCCGATGTCGGCGACAAGGCCAACGATGCGCTGCGCGTGAACGGCAACGAACTGCGCTGCAAAGTCGTGGGCGAGGGCGGTAACCTCGGTATGACCCAGCTGGGTCGTGTCGAATTCGGCCTCAATGGCGGCGGTTCCAACACCGACTTCATCGACAACGCCGGTGGTGTGGACTGCTCCGACCACGAAGTGAACATCAAGATCCTGCTGAACGAAGTGGTTCAGGCCGGTGACATGACCGACAAGCAACGTAACCAGTTGCTGGCGAGCATGACCGACGAAGTCGGCAACCTGGTGCTGGGCAACAACTACAAGCAGACTCAGGCCCTGTCCCTGGCGGCACGCCGTGCATTCGTGCGCATCGCCGAATACAAGCGTCTGATGAACGATCTGGAAGGTCGCGGCAAGCTGGATCGCGCCATCGAGTTCCTGCCGTCGGAAGAAGCGATCAACGAGCGTCTCGCGGAAGGCCACGGCCTGACCCGTGCCGAGCTGTCGGTGCTGATCTCCTACAGCAAGATCGACCTCAAGGAAGCGCTGCTCAACTCCCTGGTGCCGGACGACGACTACCTGACGCGCGACATGGAAACCGCTTTCCCGCCGAGCCTGGTGAGCAAGTTCTCCGACGCCATGCGCCGTCACCGTCTGAAGCGCGAGATCGTCAGCACCCAGATCGCCAACGATCTGGTCAACCACATGGGCATCACCTTCGTTCAGCGACTCAAAGAGTCGACCGGCATGAGCCCGGCGAACGTGGCCGGTGCTTACGTGATCGTGCGTGACATCTTCCATCTCCCGCACTGGTTCCGTCAGATCGAAGCCCTGGACTACCAGGTTTCCGCTGACGTTCAACTGGAGCTGATGGACGAGTTGATGCGTCTGGGCCGTCGCGCTACGCGCTGGTTCCTGCGTGCCCGCCGCAACGAGCAGAACGCTGCCCGTGACGTCGCGCACTTCGGTCCGCACCTGAAGGAGTTGGGCCTCAAGCTCGACGATCTGCTCAGTGGCGAGATCCGCGACACCTGGCAGGCGCGTTATCAAGCGTACGTCGAAGCCGGTGTGCCAGAGTTGCTGGCGCGCATGGTGGCTGGCACCACGCACCTGTACACCCTGCTGCCGATCATCGAGGCCTCCGACGTGACCGGCCAGAACCCTGCGGACGTCGCGAAGGCTTACTTCGCCGTCGGCAGCGCGCTGGACATCACCTGGTACCTGCAACAGATCAGCGCTCTGCCGGTTGAAAACAACTGGCAGGCCCTGGCCCGTGAAGCGTTCCGCGATGACGTCGACTGGCAGCAACGTGCGATCACCATCTCGGTCCTGCAACAGGGCGACGGTACTCAGGACGTGGAAACACGCCTGGCGCTGTGGATGGAAGAGCACAAAGGCATGATCGAACGCTGGCGCACCATGCTGGTGGAAATCCGTGCCGCCAGCGGCACTGATTACGCCATGTACGCAGTGGCCAACCGTGAGTTGCTGGATCTGGCGTTGAGCGGGCAGGCGATAGTGCCTGTTCCTGCCACTGTCAGTGCAGAACTGGAGCCTGCGGCCTGA